The sequence GAACACGGTGAAACTTTGTGATCAAAGATTACACTCAGGAGAGGGAAACCTTCACCTCAAGTTCGTCTTGGGTGACacttgtagtggaaatacaggTACTTGAAAGTCCCTGGACAGGGTTCTCCCAGCTTTGCCGGATTCACTTCAATCTGACAGCTGGTTTTGTGCTCACAGGCAGCGCTGCAGAGACATGCAGGTTCCACATTAACAAACAGTAACACgtatttatatgtttaaaaaCCATTTGTGAGCAGAACGTACACTTGAGGATCATTGTAAATTGACTTGTAACAGTTGGTGTTGCTGATCTCCTCCGGACGTCGTCCAGCGACACAGGTGGTGGTGTCGTTGCGACCATAAACTATTTTGCCTGTCCATATTTCTGTTCCCGGTTCTGAGGATAAAACATAAGAGTTTTAGAGAAGACAGAAAAGTAATTAATGTTTGTCTGACTAGAACAAAATCAGAATGAGAATCACAAATTGTCATCTCACCACACGACAGGTTGATTGTCTCCCCCTGACATCCTGTTGCGGTTTCTGTTAAATGAAGAACAATGTAAAGGTTTTGGACTGTGGAAATAAATATGGATAGATCTACAGAACTGACTGTTCAACAGACTGTCTTTAATAGAACCAAACAGAGCTGGCTGTTGTTTTGAGCTCTTTACTATGACAAATGTAGGATGCCTCCAGGTAGTTGGAAGGACCGCTACAAGAGCCTCCAAACATCGAGCTTTGCACAGGAACTTCACAAGTTTGCATCAGGTTGCATCTGTGGATGCAGAGTGATCCCAGTTTACATCTATAGATAATGAGTTTAAACACATTAAGTTCAGTCAACAAACTGATAAGAAAAAGACCCTGCATTCATACCTCCTTTGCATGTAAAACGTAGCATCGTCTATACAGGATGTCCCGGCATTTGGATCTGCGCTGGGACACGAGTCCTTATCCATTCTTCCATACTGGGCTTGGAATATGTATATGGCACCATTTACACCtgacaaaaaagaagaatataaaGTTTCGACTAAAGAGAACAGAGAAGTCAGAATGGACCCTTTTTGGTCATGTTGTCACAGTCTGCATGTTGAGTTGACATTCATCCCATTGGTTTTGTCTGACTTCCAACAATCACATAGAAATGGGTGGAAACTCGTTCAGTCATAGGTATGATTAAATTCTGGTCTGTAGAAGCCAGCCGCCACAGCGCAGCTAGCAGAGTGATGTTATTCAATCTGGTAGTAGTCCTGATCAAATCTGTATGTCTAATATAACTAGAATGATCTAATGGCATTATGAAGTGAAATTGCCATCTTACCACAGTCAAGTCTTGCAACAGAGTTCTCACAAGCCTTAACATGACCTGTTGAAGTAAAATTAAACCACATTATAATTAACCTCTATTGGTGTTACTTTTACTGTGATGCAGAAATGGAACTGACGTTTTGGCTCGCAGTGGTGATAGGTCGTCACGTATGCGTAAGAGCCTTTGCATTGAGACGGCGGGAGATCTTTCAAAGCAACATCGCACACTTTCCTTCCATTACACCTGCACGGACAAGATCAAGCGTAAAACACAATTAATGGTGTACATACTGTAATCTGTTttacatcaatcaatcaagtatTTGGCGCTACTCATTTTCTACAATGACGACAAAATGTTTACTTCTTCATTCAATAATtaacagatgacacacaaactCAACTCTGGATTAAGTGAATTCAAACAGATGTCAGTAGATTcagcacaatgtcatctacTGAGATTTTACCAGCTCTGAATGGGTATATTTATTGATGTATCCTTGCATGACGTCGGAGGGCAGGTCTGACTGTTAGTATGTCCAAACTCAGCTCTCGTAATGACGATCACTGTATCCCCGTCTACACACCATAAGACAGAAAGGCCATCAGTTACCGTACTAATGTTACTCTACATTTAGAATCATTGAAGTGGATGGTAcagataaaatcattaaaacatttttatcaacatgCTGCTGCCATTTCATAATTTCTGTCTTACCACAGCTCAGGTGGAGGTGTGTAGATTGGGGCTCGCATGCAGCTCTGTGGAAAGTTTGTTCCAGATATCCTACAGGGAAAATGTGGTTTTAACAATAATCATGCAGAAAACATTCAGGATTCTAGCTGAAGGTAGAAAAACCctctgtgtgtgcagacaaaATCTGTTTCcatccactcacacacagtttACCTGGTTGGAAAAGCACACACAGCAGgcctgaaaaagaaacagacttcgTTCATGAATACATAAaggtcattaaaacattaaaatacaaagatTATAGTAAATGAAAAGTAAACATCAAGCTTTTGATTTAAACTTTggttttttaatcattaagtTCTaatgaaacagagacagaaattAAATGTAGATATTCCTGAAGACAGGAAGTCttgttctgtttccatggtgactcACACAGAGTGGTGATGAGACAGATCATGGTGCTGGGAGATGGACAGACGGATCAGACACAGttcagatgatgatggtgatgttgatgttgaaagACGCGTCAGCTTCTGATGAGATGAAATTCCTGACGATGACATTTTATCAGCCCCGAttcatgaatatgaatattttacCTGCTTGATTTGAAACGGATCCTGGAGATCAACATATTTAACAGTATTTTCATATTCAAGCCCTGAGGGGTGATGACACAAGATCTTGTGTTTGATCCTGTTCATCCTGGGAAAAGTGAAGCTCAAACACTTCAGGTTGCTTCACTTTTCAACCATTAAAACCATTTCATCCGTTCATTTAGGTTTTTGTGGAGGAGGCAACCTTAATCATATTGTCTGAAGCTGCTTTTCTgtcttgtgggtcacgggtctgtTGGAGCCTATGCCAGCCTCTCCAATGTTGGGTACACCCTACTAGACcccagctcattgtggggcaTAAAACCTTCCCAATATTCCCAAATGTCTACATTTGCAAGAAAAACCAGATTTAATTTATGCTGTGCAGAGACAGAACCATCATCCAtttacaaatgaattaaaaaacaaatcaattattGTAGGCCAAATTAATCATCACATGAATCACCTTTTCAAGAAGGGGGACCAGatggtgtgctccaactacagggggtcACAGTCCTCAGCATCCCTGGGAAAGTCTATCCCAGGGTACTGGAGATGAGGActagagtagagctgctgctcctccacatgtatctgttatgtgtgtgtttcggatgcctcctggacgcctccctggggagatgTTCCCagatgtcctactgggaggaggcctcggggaagacctagaaAAAACGAGACtctgtctctcggctggcctgggaacacctcaggACCCCCTGGGAAGAGCTGGATGAGGTGTCTGGGAAGAGGAAGTATAGACATCCCTgccgatggatggatggatggatggatggatggatggatggatggatccacACTAAAATATTCTACAGTTGCATTCTGACAACCAAATAGTAAAAAATCTGATTCAGTTCAAACACAACCTGTACTTACATTCATTCAGGCATTGATAATAAGAATGTGTTATTAGATAAGTTTGTTTAAGTCAGCTGACACATTTCCCCATAAGACAAAAGAGTTTACTTAAATTTTCCGAATAATAAAAAAGGGACGAGTCTCACCCTGTCGCTCTTTACTGAACATATCTTCAACGTGGTCCAATGGACATTTGTTTAACCTccactttaaatatttatttctgttcagaCAAACACGAATCGTGTTTTCTCCTGTTACAGTAGTCTGATGTCTCCCGTCAAAGAAACTCTCAGGACTGTTTAAGATAATTGTGTTTACTTTCATCGTGTTTACTTTCAAACATCCTTGAACAGCGTGATGCTGACAGAAGATCGTCTCATGAGGTCGACACATCTACAGCCAACGACCTGAGGTGACCTCTCTGGTCCTCCAGGTAAAACCCCATGGACCACCTCTAGGACCTCCTGTGTCCTCATCAAGCTGTGAACTTGTGGATGTGACCATGAGGCGATCGGTGCAGCTCTGTCAGTTGAACATGTTTTATTATGCCTTCCAGCAGCGACTCAGTGCAGAAAAAACTTCTCTGGGAAAATTCTGCCGTCTTGTGGCCTGAGGGATGAGGCTTTCTCTGAACCTGATGGTGGGGGCCTGGATGTTACATCACCATCTGCAAGACAGCAGGCAGAGTAACTTGTTGCTAGGGTGACGGGGGTGTTTAAGGATTCCAGTGGCCTTCCTCCTGCCCCACTGGATGGGGAGCTCCTTCATGGAGGGCAGCCTCGTCTCGGTGATGTGCTGACCACTATTCACTGCCTTCTGTAAAGAAGCGGCTGAATTGGATGGTGATACAACCGGTCAGGATGCTCCCTATGGTCCACCTGTAGAAGCTGCAGATTATCCTGGACTCCATATTGAGGGTCTTTAGCTGGCAGAGAAAGAAGAACCGTTGTCTGGATGATTGTAAATGGAGTCTCTGGAGACTCTGAGTTAGGTCTTTATCTATTTATAGATTTGTATATATGTTACCTTATATATTTTAATCGTATTATCCTATCCTATGCTGTCCCATCATATACTTTGAGTCTAAACGTATGCTAGAAATTGCCTGTATAAAGGTTCCAGACCATGAACCCTGTCATGACTGATCAGTGTATCGATAACATTCACTCAGCTTCAGGATCACATGAAGTCGTTGTTGAGGACggaaactttatttgtccaccAGGTTGAGACAACAGAATGTGGACTGAGCAGACATCCGTTTTGGACAAATTCCAAATGAAGCTCATTTCTAACCCCACTACACCTACAGGGTTCTTCAGCAGGTTCTTTTCCTACCTGTGTCCCTACATGCACATCATGGTCTCTTACTGGATCCCTTTGGACCGCTGGAATTGGATAGAAAGCGTCTGCCCCTTGAGGCCGAACCTGATTCGGGACAGAACAGGGCCTCGCCACTACTATTTCTATATGTGGAGTTAAAGTCCAATTATTTCTTCTTTCACCTGTGAATTATAGTTGATTTCatgacttcattatttttttaaattttgaaatatatttggaTATATTTTTCTATACGTGAAGTTTAAGCAAAattgtgaaacattttccactTTGTCAATCAGAAGTCTTTTTCTACATGACTTTGCCTTCTTTTTGGGTTGATTTCATCTCCAAGAACAAATTGAGTTATCAACCATGAGTTAAAGTCTGTGATAACCTCTTTGGTTTGTCGgcatgtttaaatttaaattccaaAGATTTCAAACCAAATAATACCACACATAAAACATGAATGCGTGAAGCTGTGTCATCAAGCTGTGAGCTGGCTGCTGTATGAACACAAATGTCTGTGAAACTGAAACCTAATATAGTATTAAACAATCTTGTGTAAACGAACAAGAATGTCTGATAttgaaaaacatgaatattaacCAAAAGATGGCGCTAAAGTCAAGTTACAGGAGGTTAAAGAGAAGGATCCACTTTGAGACATGATTGTGATATGAGGACATTTATGACAGGCTACAGTTCAATAAGACATTTTAGTGTGTTCATGAAATATGACTTATGTGCATTTTatagaaatgtaaatgttgttCATGTAAAccttcttttccttcctcttcttcttttttcttcttctgcagttcaatttttcaattattattattattattgtcataatAGTACTGAGGTGAATCAAACTTGGTTATGTTCAGTGATCCCCAAAATTTGACCTCACTGACCTCTCAGAGCTTTTCCTACATAACGGCTCTGTGCTGAACAGCGTCAGGAATCATTGAACTACACAGATGGGATGCAATAGGTTTATTGAAAGTTCGAGTACAGATGTATTTCAATTCAAATCCATGAATGTTAATACAGATGAAATATAAAGAAGCTAACAGCTAATACAGGAAAGGAAAGTAAcgaagaggaaatgaagaagcTGAATGGGAAAGATGAACATCTTCCTGTTTGAATTTCAGCTTCATTACAGCCCACACTTGTCTGCGTTCTGTGTTCATGCAGTGAGGACATGGAtctaaaaagtaattaaaaaaaacatgaatttaaagTGAATTCAAACCATGAAAGGCACCAAATGTCCTGCTTGCCACACGCTGAATCAacgcattcattcattttctaaaacatctACTTCCACTTgcgcgggtcgcggggagctggagcctatcccagtgactaagggcatgaggcagggcaaactcaactgttcattacattttaataagaAACAAGTGAACATAAAAGGTTTGATTTAATTCTTCaatacatttactttttttatgtttgcaacatgaaaattaaaatatgtctgCACTGACGCTCTTTTAGAGCCTCATGTGAACACGGTGAAACTTTGTGATCAAAGATTAGACTCAGGAGAGGGAAACCTTCACCTCAAGTTCGTCTTGGGTGACacttgtagtggaaatacaggTACTTGAAAGTCCCTGGACAGGGTTCTCCCAGATTTTCCGGATTCACTTCAATCTGACAGCTGGTTTTGTGCTCACAGGCAGCGCTGCAGAGACATGCAGGTTCCACATTAACAAACAGTAACACGTATTCATATGTTTAAAAAGCATGTGAGCAGAACTTACATATGAGGATGACCGTAAACTGACTGTTTACAGTTGGTGTTGCTGATCTCCTCCGGACGTCGTCCAGCAACACAGGTGGTGGTGTCGTTGCGACCATAAAATATTTTGCCTGACCATATTTCTGTTCCCGGATCTGAGAATAAAACATAAGAGTTGTAGAGAAGACAGAAAAGTAATTAATGTTTGTCTGACTAGAACAAAATCAGAATGAGAATCACAAATTGTCATCTCACCACATGACAGGTTGATTGTCTCCCCCTGACATCCTATTGCGGTTTCTGTTAAATGAAGAACAATGTAAAGGTTCTGGACTGTGGAGATAGGTATGATAACCTctaaagaatttatttttccactgacTGTCTAACAGATTGTCTTTAATAGAACCAAATGGAGCCGGCGGCTCTTATGAGCTCCTTACTGTGACAAAAGTAAGCTGCCCTCAGGTAGTTGCCAGGACCTTTACAAAAGCTTCCAAACGTTGCGCTTTTCACAGGAACATCACAAGTTTGCAACAGGGCGCACCTGTGGATGCAGAGTGATGCCAGTTTACATCTATGagtttaaacaaattaaattcagtCAACAAACTAATGAGACAAAGAACGCGCATTTATACCTCTCCTGCAATCTATGTGTAACATCATCCATACAGCGCACCGGATCTTTTATGCGACACGTGCTCTGATCAGTTCTTCCATACTGGGCATCGTATATGTATATCGCACCATTTGGACCTGACGAAAAAAGAATATGAGGAACTGAATAAACAGTACAGAGAAGTTACAATAAACCCTTTTTGGTCATGTTGTCACAGTCTGCATGTTGAGTTGAAATTCATCTCATTGGTTTTGTTTGACTGCCAACAGTCATATAGAAATGGGAGAAAACAACACCTCATCGGTGGAGGTAAAGTCTCTGATTAAATTCTGGTCTGGAGAAACCAGCCGTAGCAGAACGGCTAGCAGAGTAATGTTATTTAATCTGGTAGTAGTCCATTAAATATCCTGATCAAAACCATAGGTCTAATATAACTAGAATGATCTCATGGTATTAAGAAGAAGTGACATTGCCATCTTACCACAGTCAAGCCGTGCAACAGAATCCTCACAAACCTCAACTTCCTCTgttgaagtaaaaataaaccatATTAGAAAAATAGATCCGACTGTTTGTACGTCCAAATTCAGCTCTCGTAATGACGATCACTGCAAAGCCAGCAGTCACTAAAGTTCTTCTACATTTGGAATCATTGAAGTAGATAGTGGAGAGaattcattaaaacatttgatcaaCATGCTGCTGGTTTCAGTCTTACTACAGATCCGTTGGGAGCGTCTTTCTTCGGCCTCGCATTCAACTCTGTAATGTGTGTTCGCCGAGTATCCTGCAGTGAAAACGTGGTTTTAACGACAGTCatacagaaaacattcagaCCTCCAGCTAAAGGTAGACAAACCCTTTCTGTGTAAACAGAATCAGTTTCCATTCACTCACACATGTTTACCTGGTTGGAAAAGCACACACACCATCCCTGAAAAAGAAACACGCTTTGGTCATAAAaagaataatacattttatttaaaggcgcCATTCTTGACATTCAAGGACACCGAACAGAATTATACAAAGTCCATTTAACAATCAACAATAACAATAGATAAAATCaataatacatataaatacataaagacagtcattaaaatgttaatacaCAAAGATTATAGTAAACCAAAAGTAAGTTATTAAACTTTGGTGTTTAAGCATTAAGTTCTAATGAAGTGAtgatagaaataaaatgtagatATTCCTGAAGACAGGAGGTCttgttctgtttccatggtgactcACACAGAGTGGTGATGAGACAGATCATGGTGTCGGGAGATGTGCTGGTGGGTCAACAGACGGATCAGACACAgctcagatgatgatgatgatgatgatggtgttgatgttgAAAGACGCGTCAGCTTCTGATGAGATGGAATTCCAGACGATGACATTTTATCAGCCCTGAttcatgaatatgaatattttacttGCTTGACTTCAAACGGATCCTGGAGATCAACATATTTAACAGTATTTTCATATTCAAGCCCTGAGGGGTGATGACACAAGATCTTGTGTTTGATCCTGTTCATCCTGGGAAAAGTGAAGCTCAAACACTTCAGGTTGCTTCACTTTTCAACCATTAAAACCATTCCATCCGTCCATTTAGGTTTTTGTGGAGGAAGCAACCCTAATCATATTGTCTGAAGCTGCTTTTCTgtcttgtgggtcacgggtctgtTGGAGCCTATGCCAGCCTCTCCCAATGTTGGGTACACCCTGCTAGACcccagctcattgtggggcaTAAAACCTTCCTGATATTCCCAAATGTCTACATTTGCAAGAAAAACCAGATTTAATTCATGCTCTGCAGAGACAGAACCATCATCCAtttacaaatgaattaaaaaacaaatcaattattGTAGACAAAATTAATCATCACATGAATCACCTTTTCAAGAAGGGGGACCAGatggtgtgctccaactacagggggtcACAGTCCTCAGCATCCCTGGGAAAGTCTATCCCAGGGTACTGGAGATGAGGActagagtagagctgctgctcctccacatgtatctgttatgtgtgtgtttcggatgcctcctggacccCTCCCTGGGGAGATGTTCCCagatgtcctactgggaggagacctcggggaagacctagaaCAAGATGGAGAGACtctgtctctcggctggcctgggtgCGCCTCAGgacggagggatggatggatgaatggatggatggatggatggatggatggatggatggatggatggatccacACAAAAATATCCTACAGTTGCATTCTGAAAACAAAATAGTAGAAAATCTGTCTCAGTTCAAACACATCCTGTATTTATATTCAGGCATCGATAATAAGAATGTGTTATTAGACATGTTTAAGTCAGCTGAGACATTTCCCCATAAGACAAAAGTTTTACTCACATTTTCTTTATAATAAAAAAGTGACGAGTCTGACTCTGTTGCTctttaataaacacattttcaacgTGGTCCAATGAACATTTGTTTAACCTCCCcctcaaatatttatttctgttcagaAAAACCTGAATTATCAAACACATCCTGTATTTACATTCATGCATCACTAATAAGAATGTTATTGGACCTGTTTGTAAAAGTCAGCTGAGACATTTTCCTCATGAGACTGAAGTTTAACGTACATTTCCCTAGTGATAAAAAAGTGACGAATGCAACCCTGTTGCTCTTTAATCAACATGTCTCCACCGTGGTCCAATGAACACGTTTAACCTCCacttcaaacatttatttctgttcagaAAAACCTGAATCATGTTTTCTCCTGTTACAGTAGTCTGATGTCTCCCGTCAAAGAAACTCTCAGGACTTTTTAAGATAATTGTGTTTACTTTCATCGTGTTTACTTTCAAACATCCTTGAACAGCGTGATGCTGACAGAAGATCGTCTCATGAGGTCGACACATCTACAGCCAACGACCTGAGGAGACCTCTCTGGTCCTCCAGGTAAAACCCCATGGACCACCTCTAGGACCTCCTGTGTCCTCATCAAGCTGTGAACTTGTGGATGTGACCATGAGGCGATCGGTGCAGCTCTGTCAGTTGAACATGTTTTATTATGCCTTCCAGCAGCGACTCAGTGCAGAAAAAACTTCTCTGGGAAAATTCTGCTGTCTTGTGGCCTGAGGGACGAGGCTTTCTCTGAACCTGATGGTGGGGGCCTGGATGTTGCATCACCATCTGCAAGACAGCAGGCAGAGTAACTTGTTGCTCGGGTGACGAGGTTTTTTCAGGATTCCAGTGGCATTCCTCCTGCCCAACTGGATGGGGAGCTCATTCATGAAGGGTAGCCTCGTCTCGGTGATGTACTGACCACCTTTCACCGCCCTCTGTAGAGCAGTTGCTGTACCATGTGGTGATACAGCCGGGCGGGATGCTCTCCATGGTGCACTTGTAGAAGCCGCAGATTCATCCTGGACTCCATATTGAGGCTCTGCAGCCGGGGGAGGAAGACGAACCGTTGTCTGGCTAATTGTGTAGTAGGAGTCTGTGGAGACTCCGTGTCAGGCCATCATTGTTTTGGACCTTGAGGAAGTTGAAGTTGATGACTCTCTTTACTGTAATTTCAGCAGTTGTGAGGAGGTCACGTTTCTCACACCGTCTCTTCCTTTACTGATGCTCAGAAGAAGGTCGTTGTCCCGCATCTGACCTCACCTCTGTAGACCAACTCTTCAACTCTGGTGATCAGGTCGATGATTGTCTGGTCGTCAGCCACATGGTTGATGGTGGGGAGCCTTTGTGTGGCCACAGTCAAGTGTGAACAGGAAGTACAGGAGGAGACAGAACTCTTTCACTGTCATTTCTTCTCCAGGTGTATCTATCTGGACATGGACATGGACATTTGCCTCAGCCAAACCCTAACAGTTCGATTTGTTTGTAacgtttaaaaagaaaactcacTTCTTGGAGTAAATTTTCAGACCAAAATGAGTTTAATTGCGATTCTTTTATTAAACGAAAATGGAGTCCTCAAACGTTTACAGCATGGATACACCTGGCAGATGCTGACCTCACCCTTCTGTTCAAATAAGCGAGCTAAAAAGGCCTCCGGAAAATACAGTGCTCATGTTTGACACTACAGGATTGACTAGACTGGCTTTAACTCCACAAACCAGGATGTGTAATCGTGAAAGTTAGAACATCTTCTTCACATCGCATCACAGCGGAAAGAGAGATTGATGAAGTGTTGCAGGCAGCCATCATGCCTCACCTGTGGGGACAGGGCTTTGATTTGGGGTTGGCTTACTTGGCCCGGTTAGAGATGACCTACATAAACTACAGGACCTGGTTTTTCCACCACTGAAGGTTTTTCTTACCTCACTccaaagaaaagggaaaaaaagggggggaaagTGTaagataaatatgaaaaaacaacaaaaaacaaacacaaaacaggagtGGCAGAAGCCTAAACAACATAATTCAGAATCCGTCTGCAGATGATTTTATTAAAGTTCTATGGTTTGCCAGGtcttaaaaataacaacaatgcATCCAACATTTTGTATCC is a genomic window of Antennarius striatus isolate MH-2024 chromosome 2, ASM4005453v1, whole genome shotgun sequence containing:
- the LOC137611789 gene encoding L-rhamnose-binding lectin CSL3-like, which encodes MICLITTLCLLCVLFQPGYLEQTFHRAACEPQSTHLHLSCDGDTVIVITRAEFGHTNSQTCPPTSCKDTSINIPIQSWCNGRKVCDVALKDLPPSQCKGSYAYVTTYHHCEPKRHVKACENSVARLDCGVNGAIYIFQAQYGRMDKDSCPSADPNAGTSCIDDATFYMQRRCNLMQTCEVPVQSSMFGGSCSGPSNYLEASYICHKTATGCQGETINLSCEPGTEIWTGKIVYGRNDTTTCVAGRRPEEISNTNCYKSIYNDPQVAACEHKTSCQIEVNPAKLGEPCPGTFKYLYFHYKCHPRRT
- the LOC137611809 gene encoding L-rhamnose-binding lectin CSL3-like; translated protein: MICLITTLWMVCVLFQPGYSANTHYRVECEAEERRSQRICKEVEVCEDSVARLDCGPNGAIYIYDAQYGRTDQSTCRIKDPVRCMDDVTHRLQERCALLQTCDVPVKSATFGSFCKGPGNYLRAAYFCHKTAIGCQGETINLSCDPGTEIWSGKIFYGRNDTTTCVAGRRPEEISNTNCKQSVYGHPHIAACEHKTSCQIEVNPENLGEPCPGTFKYLYFHYKCHPRRT